A part of Blastopirellula marina genomic DNA contains:
- a CDS encoding S1C family serine protease, producing MQRYLPLSLVFALLASSAAPLPAADMDLVLKAEQQRIDAVAKASASTISVFAGAAGGGSGVIVSPDGYAVTNFHVADPAGNFMKCSMPEEGGKVYDAVIVGVDPVGDVAVIKMLGRDDFPAAEIVDSNGVKAGDWCFAVGNPFLLATDLQPTVTWGIVSGVHRYQYPAGTLLEYTDCLQTNAAINPGNSGGPLFNAKGQLIGINGRGSFEKRGRVNVGVGYAISINQVMNFLGYLKSGRIIDHATLGATVITDSEGRVVVTNILSSSDAYRRGLRYGDEIVSFAGRDVTTVNGFKNILGIYPRGWSVPLSYRRDGKRYDTIVRLAGVHSRRELLEKIGSAPIPPSPEEKPEGEDDGEKKPSRPAPTPGHGKEEAKPPEEWKHLYAEKTGYANYHFNQEHQNRLRKALDALGDWSQTSDSWEMEYSLVDNDTGVIHIDPAVVQGKLAGVNHNIEISGDLTQKLEPSGSGGLFLALYTWKRLLRQPFEKFGEVYYLGTAPRRDFNVQYDVLVGLYDALEIRAYFDRDTGELAVLEMFPESDADPCEIEFSDYREVGGYTLPYRMVVRFGDEPFDIVTVKKWNVLPSSEGT from the coding sequence ATGCAACGATATCTACCACTCTCCCTGGTCTTTGCCTTGCTGGCGAGTTCGGCTGCGCCACTACCAGCTGCCGATATGGACCTCGTCCTGAAGGCCGAGCAACAAAGGATCGACGCCGTCGCAAAAGCTTCTGCTTCGACGATTTCGGTCTTCGCAGGCGCGGCCGGGGGTGGCAGTGGCGTGATCGTCAGCCCCGACGGTTATGCCGTTACCAACTTCCACGTGGCTGATCCGGCCGGCAACTTCATGAAGTGCAGTATGCCCGAAGAAGGGGGTAAGGTTTACGATGCGGTGATCGTCGGCGTGGATCCTGTAGGGGACGTGGCGGTCATCAAGATGCTCGGTCGCGATGACTTCCCCGCAGCCGAGATCGTTGACAGCAACGGCGTCAAGGCGGGCGATTGGTGCTTTGCCGTTGGCAATCCATTTTTGTTAGCGACCGATCTGCAACCAACGGTGACCTGGGGAATTGTTTCCGGCGTGCATCGTTATCAATATCCAGCCGGGACACTACTGGAATACACCGACTGTCTGCAAACCAACGCGGCCATCAATCCAGGTAACTCGGGCGGACCGCTGTTCAATGCGAAAGGGCAACTGATCGGCATCAATGGACGCGGTTCGTTTGAAAAACGTGGCCGCGTGAACGTTGGTGTCGGCTATGCGATTTCCATCAATCAGGTCATGAACTTTTTGGGCTACCTGAAGAGTGGCCGCATTATCGACCACGCCACGCTCGGCGCCACGGTAATCACCGATTCGGAAGGTCGCGTCGTGGTGACCAACATCCTTAGCTCTTCCGATGCCTATCGGCGCGGGCTACGTTACGGGGATGAGATCGTCAGCTTCGCAGGCCGCGACGTGACAACGGTCAATGGCTTCAAAAACATCCTAGGCATCTATCCCCGTGGTTGGAGCGTGCCCCTTTCGTACCGACGAGACGGTAAGCGTTACGACACCATCGTTCGCTTGGCAGGCGTGCACTCGCGGCGCGAACTGCTAGAAAAGATCGGCAGTGCCCCGATTCCACCTAGCCCCGAAGAGAAGCCTGAGGGGGAGGATGATGGAGAAAAGAAACCTTCGCGCCCGGCACCCACGCCAGGGCATGGCAAAGAAGAAGCGAAACCGCCAGAAGAGTGGAAACACCTTTACGCGGAAAAAACTGGCTATGCCAACTACCACTTCAATCAAGAACATCAAAATCGTCTGCGTAAGGCCCTCGATGCTTTAGGAGATTGGTCGCAAACGTCCGATTCCTGGGAGATGGAATATTCGCTGGTCGATAACGACACCGGTGTGATTCACATCGATCCGGCCGTCGTGCAAGGAAAACTGGCGGGCGTGAATCACAACATCGAAATTTCCGGCGACCTGACCCAAAAGTTAGAGCCGTCCGGTAGCGGTGGCTTGTTCTTGGCGCTTTACACTTGGAAGCGTTTATTGCGACAACCGTTCGAGAAGTTCGGCGAGGTCTACTATCTGGGCACCGCACCCCGACGCGACTTCAACGTTCAATACGACGTACTCGTCGGTTTGTACGATGCTCTGGAAATCCGGGCTTACTTCGACCGCGACACGGGCGAACTGGCAGTCCTGGAGATGTTCCCGGAATCGGATGCCGATCCGTGCGAAATCGAGTTCAGCGACTACCGCGAGGTCGGCGGCTACACGCTACCCTATCGCATGGTAGTTCGCTTCGGCGACGAGCCGTTCGATATCGTGACCGTTAAAAAATGGAATGTCCTTCCTTCCAGTGAGGGGACTTAA
- a CDS encoding Gfo/Idh/MocA family oxidoreductase, with the protein MNLKPEEQAVGKENFNEAVGISRREFLQGSVAAAAVSGVGLGAAYFGYQQLKVNDPVRVGVIGTGDEGSVLIGAINPEYVDVVAISDIRPYNVHRAFHGDHSSPAALDARKGLMSVYDWKTEDEAKKHVKVYTDYKELLADPNIEAVICALPLFLHKQVAMDAMAAGKHVLTEKLMAQTVMQCKEMARMAEEQNLYLATGHQRHYSVLYDNAVNLMKWGVLGEIHHIRAQWHRGNLPGGDSWQQPLPGGEKLADGKMVDEIKSQMVKFKERAEKESDPARRAQYKALFAQYEAWNNDRDIDPTQYGYNDFTIQNRQGENRQISAMEELCRWRLWDRTGGGLMAELGSHQLDAASIFISALRADGKKAHPLTVHATGGRHLFGYDRDADDHVYCMFEFPGSGYDKDFDVGYYDNVTNWPPKNKGVPSYNDDPHKKVVVTYSSINGNGFGGYGEVVMGSKGTLVLEREKDVMLYKNGVSADTKLTVKKGADGPTMDTQASGGSTKAAAVANTTNAGPVSRGYTEEIEHWAACIRNPDPENKPKCHPEVAMADAVIALTARLAMQRSNQGKGGYVEFKEEWFDVHNDATPEKDLA; encoded by the coding sequence ATGAACTTGAAACCAGAAGAACAAGCCGTCGGCAAGGAAAACTTCAACGAAGCCGTTGGCATCAGCCGTCGCGAATTCCTCCAAGGAAGTGTCGCCGCTGCCGCCGTTTCGGGCGTTGGCTTGGGTGCAGCCTACTTTGGCTATCAACAGTTGAAGGTTAACGATCCCGTTCGCGTTGGCGTCATCGGTACGGGTGATGAAGGTAGCGTGCTGATTGGTGCGATCAATCCAGAATACGTCGACGTCGTCGCGATCTCCGATATTCGCCCGTACAACGTTCACCGTGCTTTCCACGGCGATCATTCCAGCCCAGCCGCTTTGGACGCTCGTAAAGGTTTGATGTCGGTTTACGACTGGAAAACCGAAGACGAAGCCAAGAAGCACGTCAAAGTTTACACCGACTACAAAGAACTGCTGGCCGATCCCAACATCGAAGCGGTCATCTGTGCATTGCCGTTGTTCCTACACAAGCAGGTCGCCATGGACGCGATGGCCGCCGGCAAGCATGTGCTGACCGAAAAGCTGATGGCTCAAACGGTCATGCAGTGTAAAGAGATGGCCCGCATGGCCGAGGAACAAAACCTGTACCTCGCCACCGGTCACCAACGCCACTACAGCGTGCTGTATGACAACGCTGTGAACCTCATGAAATGGGGCGTTCTCGGCGAAATCCATCACATTCGTGCCCAGTGGCACCGTGGTAATCTGCCCGGTGGCGACAGTTGGCAACAACCGCTGCCAGGCGGCGAGAAGCTGGCCGACGGCAAAATGGTCGACGAGATCAAGAGTCAGATGGTCAAGTTCAAAGAACGTGCCGAGAAGGAATCCGATCCGGCACGTCGTGCTCAATACAAGGCCTTGTTCGCCCAGTACGAAGCATGGAATAACGACCGTGACATCGATCCGACCCAATACGGCTATAACGATTTCACGATCCAAAATCGTCAGGGCGAAAATCGCCAGATCTCGGCCATGGAAGAATTGTGCCGCTGGCGTTTGTGGGACCGCACCGGTGGCGGTCTGATGGCCGAACTGGGAAGTCACCAGTTGGATGCCGCGTCGATTTTCATCAGTGCCTTGCGTGCTGACGGCAAGAAGGCCCATCCGCTGACTGTCCATGCGACCGGCGGACGTCACTTGTTTGGTTACGACCGTGATGCCGACGACCATGTCTACTGCATGTTCGAGTTCCCTGGCAGTGGCTATGACAAGGACTTTGACGTCGGTTACTACGACAACGTCACCAACTGGCCACCCAAGAACAAGGGAGTTCCTTCGTACAACGACGATCCACACAAGAAGGTTGTGGTGACCTACTCGTCGATCAACGGTAACGGCTTCGGCGGTTACGGCGAGGTGGTCATGGGTAGTAAGGGTACCCTGGTCCTGGAACGAGAAAAGGACGTCATGCTGTACAAGAACGGTGTCTCGGCCGATACGAAGCTGACCGTTAAGAAGGGTGCCGACGGTCCGACCATGGACACTCAAGCCAGTGGCGGCAGCACCAAGGCAGCAGCCGTGGCAAATACCACGAACGCTGGACCTGTGAGCCGCGGTTACACCGAGGAAATCGAACACTGGGCAGCTTGTATCCGCAACCCAGACCCAGAGAACAAGCCGAAGTGTCATCCAGAGGTCGCCATGGCCGACGCGGTGATCGCATTGACGGCTCGTCTGGCGATGCAGCGGTCGAATCAAGGTAAGGGTGGCTACGTCGAATTCAAAGAAGAATGGTTCGACGTCCACAACGACGCCACCCCTGAGAAGGACCTCGCATAG
- a CDS encoding MATE family efflux transporter — protein sequence MLDSSETVYSSPALPEGESWWSRPCGIRELLLIALPLIASTASWSMTNFVDRMFLFWYSPEAMAAALPAGMLHFTLLCFPIGLASYLNTFVAQYDGANRPQQIGAVIRKGVIIGSVLIPAYFLTIPLATWAFQMVGHSVEVQRLEVRYFQILTMGAGASVVAAAMSTFFTGRGKTTTSMFVEIGSCVLNVVLDGLLIFGLCGEWLEGITGAAIATMLSQWFKVVAYAILLWRPAVSGEYGFLDSANDEPGLLGRIFKYGSASGFQVLLEVGTFTGFTFLMGRMGLTAMTASTLAIDVNALTFVPLIGLGIGISTLVGREIGHGQPERAAVATWSGLMVALGYAGGMGMTYFLAPDFFLTAHAMGMEPTKFEEIRVLTIVLLRFVAFFCVFDAMNLVAVSALKGAGDVRFILAVGAIFSSVLLLLAIACIWFDQIHVQGLWVAMTGWVILLSITHWIRFFTGQWRSKTVIEAS from the coding sequence ATGTTGGATTCATCCGAAACGGTTTATTCGTCCCCGGCGTTACCGGAGGGGGAAAGTTGGTGGAGCCGTCCGTGCGGAATTCGAGAACTGTTGCTGATCGCATTGCCGCTGATTGCCTCGACCGCTTCATGGTCAATGACGAACTTTGTCGACCGGATGTTTCTGTTCTGGTACTCGCCCGAGGCGATGGCCGCTGCTCTCCCCGCCGGCATGTTGCACTTCACTCTGCTCTGCTTCCCCATTGGGTTGGCTTCGTACTTGAACACATTCGTTGCCCAGTACGACGGCGCCAACCGACCCCAGCAAATTGGGGCCGTAATCCGCAAAGGGGTGATCATAGGCTCGGTCTTGATTCCCGCCTATTTCCTGACCATTCCCTTGGCCACTTGGGCCTTTCAAATGGTGGGGCACTCGGTGGAAGTTCAGCGGTTGGAAGTCCGCTACTTTCAAATATTGACGATGGGGGCTGGTGCTTCCGTGGTGGCTGCGGCGATGTCGACATTTTTTACAGGGCGTGGGAAGACAACCACTTCGATGTTCGTCGAGATCGGCTCGTGCGTGCTGAACGTGGTGCTGGACGGCCTATTGATTTTCGGGCTATGCGGCGAGTGGCTTGAAGGGATTACCGGGGCCGCGATCGCCACGATGCTTAGTCAGTGGTTTAAGGTCGTCGCTTATGCCATCTTGCTGTGGCGTCCCGCGGTGAGTGGCGAATATGGCTTTCTCGATTCGGCGAATGACGAGCCTGGCTTGCTCGGTCGAATCTTCAAATACGGCTCGGCCAGCGGCTTTCAGGTGCTGCTGGAAGTAGGGACCTTCACAGGGTTTACCTTTCTAATGGGACGGATGGGGCTGACTGCGATGACCGCCTCGACCTTGGCGATCGATGTGAATGCCCTCACGTTTGTACCTTTGATCGGTTTGGGAATTGGAATTAGCACGTTGGTCGGTCGCGAGATCGGACATGGCCAGCCGGAACGCGCCGCCGTGGCAACCTGGTCGGGATTGATGGTCGCGCTGGGGTATGCGGGGGGCATGGGGATGACTTACTTCCTGGCACCGGACTTCTTCCTCACGGCCCATGCGATGGGTATGGAGCCGACCAAGTTCGAAGAAATCCGCGTGCTTACGATCGTTCTGTTGCGATTTGTTGCCTTTTTCTGCGTGTTCGATGCGATGAACCTGGTGGCGGTGAGTGCGTTAAAAGGGGCCGGCGACGTCCGATTTATCCTGGCCGTCGGGGCGATTTTTTCCTCGGTACTGCTTCTGCTTGCTATCGCGTGCATCTGGTTCGACCAAATTCATGTCCAAGGTTTGTGGGTCGCGATGACGGGTTGGGTGATCTTGCTGTCGATCACACACTGGATTCGCTTTTTCACCGGCCAATGGCGAAGCAAAACGGTGATAGAGGCGTCTTAG
- a CDS encoding DoxX family protein — translation MEGSKKFHSGDFSSAGFLRNAKGPLADNFRNMVFDIYGTQRLNKQFIAERAAGYRDMATRTFGADLEPKFQKQLQNYIARINYYFDDNNEDIEEYFNELQSFEAKRNNPSLRGVAHHEDRLVEKDKELYGKLNKWTKDIALYEADYIDDLNRIGQSATESKYKVWQVNPNQGRIDVAVAWILTVSGLLLIVGLFTRLAALAVAGFLLQVFLAQWPLAYGADTAVSYYQSVEIISLLLIAAIGAGKFAGLDFILWNSFAKCCGRGTS, via the coding sequence ATGGAAGGCTCGAAGAAGTTTCATTCGGGCGATTTTTCATCGGCTGGTTTCCTGCGAAACGCGAAAGGCCCCTTAGCGGACAACTTCCGCAACATGGTCTTCGATATCTACGGCACGCAACGGCTCAATAAGCAGTTCATCGCCGAGCGAGCAGCGGGCTATCGCGATATGGCGACGCGTACCTTTGGCGCGGATTTAGAGCCGAAATTCCAGAAACAGCTGCAAAATTACATCGCTCGCATCAACTATTACTTCGACGACAACAACGAAGATATCGAAGAATACTTCAACGAGTTGCAATCATTCGAAGCGAAGCGAAATAACCCAAGTCTGCGAGGTGTCGCCCACCACGAAGATCGCCTTGTCGAGAAAGACAAAGAGCTTTACGGCAAGCTGAACAAGTGGACAAAAGATATCGCCTTGTACGAAGCGGATTACATCGACGACTTGAACCGGATTGGCCAATCGGCCACCGAGTCGAAATACAAAGTTTGGCAGGTGAATCCGAATCAGGGACGCATCGATGTGGCCGTGGCTTGGATCCTGACCGTTTCAGGTTTGTTGTTGATTGTGGGCCTGTTTACGCGGTTAGCTGCTTTGGCGGTCGCCGGATTCTTACTACAGGTGTTCCTCGCTCAGTGGCCTTTGGCTTACGGGGCAGACACCGCCGTTTCCTACTATCAATCGGTAGAAATTATCTCGTTGCTGTTGATTGCGGCGATCGGCGCGGGAAAATTTGCTGGGTTGGACTTCATTCTTTGGAACTCATTCGCCAAGTGCTGCGGCCGCGGTACATCCTAA
- a CDS encoding NPCBM/NEW2 domain-containing protein → MKMLCLIMLLLSAATPGVELQGLDGSQTEGELVDLTSKSIVIQPSGQPAVTMATKEVISIKPAATSENESLSAPTSELILADDSRLFLTDLKVDGRNAQLKLAIGEEVSIARSSIKAVRFLNDPQQANDAHLESWNKILQEKPNQDAIVLLRDGNLVVQDLIIPRISEAGISIQLGNIQKDVSPSKLYGVLFFQREARTFPAPLCLVNLRDDSKLIAKSVRLTSDHLQVSTLANEDLPIPFSQVRLLDYAAGNIQFLDEMKPSLVEWTPIVRSAISMRDLSLIYGPRMNQSFQKEPLQLEFDGQPETYSKGIAIHATSVLVYDLPDGFRQLRMKAGIAPRSLGMCTAKLQIIGNQKILLEKTFEEGTPPEDIVVNVAGVRRLKIIVDALDDEDFGDALHLCQARLLK, encoded by the coding sequence ATGAAGATGTTATGCCTGATCATGCTCCTGCTTTCCGCCGCCACACCCGGCGTCGAACTTCAGGGACTCGATGGTTCCCAGACCGAAGGTGAACTGGTCGATCTGACCAGTAAATCGATCGTCATCCAACCGTCTGGCCAGCCTGCCGTCACGATGGCGACCAAAGAAGTTATCAGCATCAAGCCAGCGGCGACTTCAGAAAATGAAAGTCTGTCCGCTCCGACTTCGGAATTGATTTTAGCGGATGACTCTCGGTTGTTTCTTACCGACCTCAAAGTCGACGGACGCAATGCTCAACTGAAGCTCGCGATTGGTGAAGAAGTCAGCATCGCTCGTAGCAGCATCAAGGCGGTTCGATTTCTGAACGACCCGCAGCAAGCGAATGATGCACACCTGGAAAGCTGGAATAAGATTCTGCAGGAGAAGCCAAATCAAGATGCGATCGTGCTACTGCGTGACGGCAACTTGGTCGTTCAAGATTTGATCATTCCACGAATCTCCGAAGCAGGGATCAGCATTCAACTCGGGAATATCCAAAAGGATGTCTCCCCGTCCAAACTGTACGGGGTGCTCTTTTTCCAGCGTGAAGCCCGTACCTTCCCAGCTCCTCTTTGCCTGGTGAATTTACGGGATGACTCGAAGCTGATAGCTAAAAGTGTTCGCTTAACGTCCGATCATTTGCAGGTTTCGACGTTGGCCAACGAAGACCTTCCGATCCCTTTTTCGCAAGTTCGCCTGCTCGACTACGCTGCCGGTAACATCCAGTTTCTAGACGAAATGAAACCGTCGCTGGTCGAATGGACGCCGATTGTTCGCTCAGCCATTTCGATGCGTGACTTGTCGCTCATCTATGGTCCGCGCATGAATCAATCGTTTCAGAAAGAACCACTGCAATTAGAGTTCGATGGCCAACCTGAGACGTACTCGAAAGGGATTGCCATCCATGCGACTTCCGTTTTGGTTTACGACCTTCCAGATGGGTTTCGCCAACTTCGCATGAAGGCCGGCATCGCCCCACGCAGCCTTGGCATGTGCACCGCCAAACTTCAAATCATCGGCAATCAAAAGATCTTGCTAGAAAAAACGTTCGAGGAAGGTACTCCTCCGGAAGACATCGTCGTGAATGTCGCTGGCGTCCGCCGACTGAAAATAATCGTTGATGCTCTCGATGACGAAGACTTCGGCGACGCACTTCACCTGTGCCAGGCACGCCTCCTGAAATAA
- a CDS encoding sugar phosphate isomerase/epimerase family protein produces MEKWAIGVFASLDAGLGVNLNVAQELGIKTIQLHAPQQSSRTKENADAFLAKLNDMGITLTCVFGGFDGESYADIPTTQKTVGLVPEETRAARTAEMKEIADFANLLGCKCVGLHIGFIPHNTSDPQYSQVVAVAQELCDHCASMGQSVHLETGQETADGLLQFIGDVARDNLKVNFDPANMILYGTGEPIEAVKKVGKHLGSVHCKDAKWAANPGQEWGQEVPVGEGDVNFDAYLNALKEVGYEGPLTIEREIPQEPERQKQEIGHAVTVLTDLKSKILG; encoded by the coding sequence GTGGAAAAGTGGGCTATTGGCGTCTTTGCCAGTCTCGATGCCGGTCTCGGTGTGAATCTAAACGTTGCCCAGGAACTGGGAATCAAGACAATCCAACTGCATGCCCCGCAGCAGTCTTCCCGCACCAAAGAAAACGCCGACGCGTTCTTGGCCAAGCTCAACGACATGGGCATTACGCTGACTTGTGTCTTCGGTGGCTTCGACGGGGAAAGTTACGCCGACATCCCGACGACGCAAAAGACGGTTGGTTTGGTTCCTGAGGAAACACGCGCCGCGCGTACCGCCGAGATGAAAGAGATCGCCGATTTCGCGAACCTGCTAGGCTGCAAATGCGTGGGCCTGCACATCGGCTTCATCCCGCACAATACCAGCGATCCGCAATACTCTCAGGTTGTCGCCGTGGCTCAAGAACTTTGTGACCACTGCGCTTCGATGGGCCAAAGCGTTCACCTGGAAACCGGTCAGGAAACGGCTGATGGTCTGCTGCAGTTCATTGGCGATGTGGCACGCGATAACTTGAAGGTCAACTTCGATCCTGCCAACATGATTCTGTACGGGACTGGCGAACCGATTGAAGCGGTCAAGAAGGTCGGCAAGCACTTGGGCAGCGTGCACTGCAAAGATGCCAAGTGGGCCGCCAACCCAGGTCAGGAATGGGGCCAGGAAGTTCCCGTCGGCGAAGGGGACGTCAACTTCGACGCCTACCTCAATGCCCTGAAGGAAGTGGGTTACGAAGGTCCGCTGACGATCGAACGTGAAATTCCGCAAGAGCCGGAACGACAGAAGCAAGAAATCGGCCACGCCGTAACCGTGCTCACCGATCTGAAGTCGAAGATCCTCGGCTAA
- a CDS encoding PDZ domain-containing protein — protein sequence MSKPMTRLSLLLVTLALTLVAETTRAQELNVAEEAAIREAVDRVAPSVLQIETVGGLVQGGGPLEGASRTTGTVISPDGYILSSLVGFIQEPSGILVALPNGKRVAAKIVAKDKNRNLILLKVETDVELTVPESIARTELRPGQWAIALGKTFSPDRPSVSVGIVSATHRVWGKAVQTDAKISPNNYGGPLIDIHGRVIGILTPLSPQDPGASGGMEWYDSGIGFAAPLTELESRLDVLKEGNDLMPGLLGINLKGNDIVADQAEIAAVRYNSPAQEAGIQVKDILIEANGRPIERQAQLKHILGEAYAGDTIAFKVKRGDEELAIDVTLAEKLVPYDRPLLGILPQRSTDEAIIEYVFEDTAAHSADLKAGDKVIRYDETDITDSESLRNAVATAEPDVPHKLTIVREGAEQEIEVQPQSVPDKFLTGAPKPEVPQDATEQDGIATGESDFQLAEEQNAAKLFVPEAAKKLPELGLVVLLGDVDFKLESMRDAWHEQAETFGFAVLEILPADGDRWKRAESSVVRKMIDRVRDNYNIAPLRTVTVGGKSGGAMSLIHGFENRDIQNGAVAAEAGVPRGTNVPDCEPLSQLELVFLVPRDEKRADFVKKQVESLRELKYPIIEATMPDAETIVLSSAEIAQLAIWLNTLDRI from the coding sequence ATGTCGAAGCCGATGACACGTCTGTCGCTCCTCCTGGTGACTCTTGCCCTGACGCTGGTCGCTGAGACCACTCGCGCGCAGGAACTGAACGTCGCGGAAGAAGCGGCTATTCGCGAGGCAGTTGATCGTGTTGCTCCGAGTGTCCTGCAAATTGAAACGGTTGGTGGCTTGGTGCAGGGCGGGGGACCGCTCGAAGGTGCTAGTCGAACGACTGGTACCGTGATTTCGCCCGACGGCTACATCCTTTCCAGCCTTGTTGGTTTCATTCAGGAGCCGTCTGGGATCCTGGTTGCTTTGCCCAATGGCAAGAGAGTTGCCGCGAAGATCGTTGCCAAAGACAAGAATCGCAATCTGATTCTCCTTAAGGTCGAAACGGACGTTGAACTGACGGTTCCAGAATCGATCGCCCGGACAGAACTTCGCCCTGGGCAGTGGGCAATTGCGCTCGGCAAAACGTTCTCCCCTGATCGTCCTTCGGTTTCGGTCGGTATTGTTAGTGCGACACATCGCGTTTGGGGCAAGGCCGTTCAAACGGATGCCAAGATCTCACCCAACAATTACGGCGGGCCGCTGATCGACATTCATGGCCGTGTAATCGGCATCCTCACGCCCCTTTCGCCGCAAGATCCTGGCGCAAGTGGAGGCATGGAATGGTACGACTCGGGGATTGGATTCGCCGCACCATTGACCGAGCTCGAATCTCGACTCGATGTGCTGAAAGAAGGAAATGATCTGATGCCTGGCCTACTGGGCATCAACCTGAAGGGAAACGACATTGTTGCCGATCAGGCCGAAATCGCGGCCGTCCGCTACAACAGTCCAGCCCAAGAGGCGGGAATTCAGGTCAAAGACATCTTGATTGAAGCGAACGGCCGCCCAATCGAGCGACAGGCTCAACTCAAGCACATCCTGGGTGAAGCGTACGCCGGCGACACCATTGCCTTTAAAGTCAAACGAGGTGATGAGGAACTAGCGATCGATGTGACACTCGCGGAGAAGCTTGTTCCTTACGATCGACCGCTGCTTGGCATTTTGCCGCAGCGTTCGACGGACGAAGCGATCATCGAGTACGTCTTTGAAGACACTGCCGCTCACTCAGCCGATCTCAAAGCGGGGGACAAGGTCATTCGGTACGACGAAACCGATATCACCGACTCCGAGAGTCTGCGAAATGCCGTTGCTACCGCCGAACCGGACGTACCTCATAAGTTAACAATTGTCCGTGAAGGTGCCGAGCAAGAGATCGAAGTTCAGCCGCAGTCCGTGCCGGACAAGTTCTTAACGGGTGCGCCTAAGCCGGAAGTCCCGCAAGATGCCACCGAGCAAGATGGCATTGCGACCGGCGAAAGTGACTTCCAACTCGCGGAAGAACAAAACGCTGCCAAGTTGTTTGTCCCAGAAGCGGCCAAAAAGCTTCCGGAGCTAGGCTTAGTGGTTCTGCTGGGTGACGTTGACTTCAAACTGGAATCGATGCGAGATGCCTGGCACGAGCAAGCCGAGACGTTTGGTTTTGCCGTTTTGGAAATCTTGCCAGCGGATGGCGATCGTTGGAAGCGAGCCGAGTCGTCGGTGGTGCGGAAAATGATTGATCGCGTGCGCGATAACTACAACATCGCTCCACTTCGCACGGTTACTGTAGGCGGCAAGTCGGGCGGGGCGATGTCGTTGATCCATGGCTTTGAGAATCGCGACATCCAGAATGGAGCCGTCGCTGCGGAAGCTGGCGTGCCGCGAGGAACGAATGTGCCTGATTGCGAGCCGCTATCTCAGTTGGAGCTGGTCTTCCTCGTCCCTCGCGATGAGAAGCGAGCCGACTTCGTCAAGAAGCAGGTCGAATCGCTGCGGGAACTGAAGTACCCCATCATCGAAGCAACCATGCCGGACGCGGAAACGATCGTCCTATCCAGTGCCGAGATCGCTCAGCTGGCCATCTGGCTCAACACGCTCGATCGAATTTGA
- a CDS encoding S1C family serine protease encodes MYGKPTARLLLLSLVLSGICVTTNALQAEATLRDITRDVQRKVVKIYGAGGLRGLESYQSGSLITPNGHILTAWSYVLDSSVITVVLDDGRHFTAELASADPRFGIALLKIEAEELPYFNLDEGVEIEPGDRILSFSNLFGIAAGDEPASVLSGYVSAIAPLEARRSAFPSAYQGPVLIVDAIVNNPGAAGGVLTDQEGHFVGLIGKELRSSRNDIWLNYALPVGEIKEPIEDLIAGRSRPVVDPQQEKPQNPLTLAHLGLVLVPNVLDKTPLYIERVEGESLAAEGKLQPDDLIMYIDGTLVSSQDALIEKLSYMDRDQRFSLIVLRNQDLIEITLNELK; translated from the coding sequence ATGTACGGGAAACCAACTGCTCGACTGTTGCTGCTTTCGTTAGTCCTGTCAGGGATTTGCGTAACGACAAACGCGTTGCAAGCGGAAGCGACGCTGCGTGACATCACACGAGACGTGCAACGGAAGGTCGTCAAGATCTACGGAGCCGGCGGGCTACGTGGTCTTGAGTCGTACCAGTCTGGAAGCCTGATCACGCCCAATGGTCATATCCTCACCGCGTGGAGCTACGTGCTTGACTCGAGCGTCATCACGGTGGTGCTCGACGATGGACGGCATTTCACCGCGGAACTCGCGAGTGCTGATCCTCGATTCGGTATCGCCCTGCTCAAGATCGAAGCGGAAGAGCTGCCCTACTTCAACTTGGATGAAGGGGTCGAGATAGAGCCAGGCGATCGAATCTTGTCGTTCAGCAACCTGTTCGGAATCGCCGCCGGTGATGAACCTGCCAGTGTGTTGAGCGGATATGTTTCTGCGATCGCTCCACTCGAAGCACGCCGCAGTGCATTTCCTTCCGCCTATCAAGGTCCTGTCTTGATTGTCGATGCGATTGTGAACAATCCGGGAGCGGCTGGCGGTGTTTTGACGGACCAGGAAGGGCACTTCGTTGGGCTGATCGGTAAAGAGCTACGCAGTTCGCGAAACGACATCTGGCTGAATTACGCGTTGCCGGTGGGGGAGATCAAAGAGCCGATCGAAGACCTGATCGCCGGGCGTTCGCGACCGGTCGTTGATCCTCAGCAGGAAAAGCCACAAAACCCGCTCACGCTCGCGCACCTCGGACTTGTGCTCGTTCCGAATGTACTCGACAAGACTCCGTTATACATCGAACGCGTCGAAGGTGAGTCGTTGGCCGCTGAGGGGAAGCTACAGCCGGACGACTTGATCATGTACATCGACGGAACACTCGTTTCGTCGCAAGATGCCTTGATCGAGAAGCTAAGCTATATGGACCGCGACCAACGCTTTTCGCTGATCGTGCTCCGTAACCAAGATCTCATTGAAATCACACTCAACGAATTGAAGTAA